The Microbacter sp. GSS18 genome has a segment encoding these proteins:
- a CDS encoding GntR family transcriptional regulator, with amino-acid sequence MDSRLSTQIYDTLRKRIIVGEIPQGTRLAEERLAKELDVSRVPLREAIPQLEVDGFVASLPRRGSVVTRWRTALVHDLFDARLALEPAAARRAAARAREGASMEALLKVQSESELELAAGDELGMATANTRYHQALVDAAGNELLSGLMRATSGRMSWLFYLTRQRDQSVACEEHREITSVIMSGNERLAEAVVYAHIEAGRVPSLAAMKTILAAEPADTVA; translated from the coding sequence ATGGACTCGCGCCTCTCGACCCAGATCTACGACACGCTTCGAAAGCGAATCATTGTCGGAGAGATTCCGCAGGGGACGCGCCTCGCTGAGGAGCGTCTGGCCAAGGAGCTCGACGTTTCCCGCGTCCCCCTGCGCGAGGCCATTCCGCAGTTAGAGGTCGATGGCTTCGTCGCGTCTCTTCCGCGTCGGGGGTCCGTTGTCACACGGTGGCGCACGGCCTTGGTGCACGATCTGTTCGATGCCCGCCTCGCACTTGAGCCGGCGGCGGCACGTCGCGCTGCCGCCCGTGCGCGCGAAGGAGCGTCGATGGAGGCGCTCCTCAAGGTGCAGAGCGAATCGGAGCTCGAGCTTGCCGCGGGCGATGAGCTGGGAATGGCGACGGCCAACACGCGCTACCACCAGGCCCTCGTCGACGCCGCCGGCAACGAGCTGCTCTCCGGGCTCATGAGAGCGACGAGCGGGCGCATGTCGTGGCTGTTCTATCTCACGAGGCAGCGCGACCAGAGTGTCGCATGTGAGGAGCATCGAGAGATCACGAGCGTCATCATGTCTGGGAACGAGCGACTCGCCGAGGCTGTCGTGTACGCCCACATCGAGGCGGGCCGTGTTCCCTCACTCGCTGCGATGAAGACGATCTTGGCCGCGGAACCGGCCGACACCGTCGCCTGA
- a CDS encoding chlorohydrolase family protein yields MTVVRARWVLTHEDGEHRMLENGDVIVAGDQIAEVRPSRGEDVDIDLGDAVLLPGFIDLDALSDIDHAILDSWHSPSDARRLQWSSRHAADPERQHVLTSGERAMMRRYAFAQLLLHGVTTAMPIASEVHSEWAETFEDALQMAQEAQDLGLRVFLGPSYRSAVPVVDDDELHLHWEPRRGEDGLDDAIRFIEWTRQFESPLITGVLLPCRIETLTDEVLVRTGRSANALDTLVRLHCLQGLEELRLLRERGTTPLDLLESAGLLTERLLIPHGIYTDENSRVGSAGGGSVQRIADAGATVVHCPLTSAHYGAALESFDEYRAAGVKIALGTDSFPPDLLRGMDMGSSVAKILAGRLDAGSHRDYLDAATLGGATALRRPDLGRISAGATADLTAVRLGNVRDGIVDDPIRTMIQHSSARAVTMTMVGGEVRVLDGELVGVDMASLQDAAQRIFRKLRAGYGARTAEPSPPDELFPPSYQTAHAE; encoded by the coding sequence ATGACGGTCGTGCGCGCACGTTGGGTGCTTACCCACGAGGATGGCGAGCACCGCATGCTGGAGAACGGCGACGTCATCGTCGCCGGCGACCAGATCGCGGAAGTCCGTCCATCGCGCGGCGAGGATGTCGACATCGACTTGGGCGATGCTGTGCTTCTGCCAGGATTCATAGATCTGGATGCACTGAGTGACATCGACCACGCCATCCTCGATTCGTGGCACTCTCCATCCGACGCCCGCAGACTGCAGTGGTCGTCGCGGCATGCCGCCGACCCCGAGCGACAGCACGTGCTCACAAGCGGCGAACGCGCCATGATGCGGCGATACGCATTCGCGCAACTGCTGCTCCACGGTGTCACAACCGCGATGCCCATCGCCTCCGAGGTGCACTCGGAGTGGGCTGAGACGTTCGAAGACGCGCTCCAGATGGCGCAGGAGGCGCAAGACCTGGGGCTCCGGGTCTTCCTTGGGCCGAGCTATCGCAGCGCCGTGCCGGTCGTCGACGACGACGAGCTGCACTTGCACTGGGAACCGAGGCGCGGCGAGGATGGCCTGGACGATGCGATCCGGTTCATCGAGTGGACGCGCCAGTTCGAGTCACCCCTCATCACCGGTGTCCTGCTGCCGTGCCGCATCGAGACGCTGACGGACGAGGTGCTTGTCCGCACGGGAAGGTCAGCCAACGCCCTCGACACTTTGGTGCGCCTTCATTGCCTGCAGGGCCTGGAGGAACTCCGCCTGCTGCGCGAGCGCGGGACGACACCGCTCGACCTCCTGGAGAGCGCAGGCCTGCTCACGGAACGTCTGCTCATTCCGCACGGTATCTACACCGATGAGAACTCGCGGGTTGGATCGGCTGGTGGTGGATCGGTGCAGCGCATCGCGGATGCGGGGGCAACGGTGGTTCACTGTCCCCTCACGTCTGCGCACTACGGCGCGGCTTTAGAGAGCTTCGACGAATACCGGGCGGCTGGAGTGAAGATTGCCCTCGGCACCGACTCATTTCCGCCAGATCTGCTGCGTGGCATGGACATGGGTTCCTCCGTGGCGAAGATCCTCGCGGGGCGGCTCGATGCCGGTTCACATCGTGACTATCTCGATGCGGCAACGCTCGGCGGAGCGACGGCCCTCCGCCGCCCGGACCTCGGACGAATCAGCGCGGGTGCTACAGCAGACCTGACAGCAGTCAGACTCGGTAACGTTCGGGATGGGATCGTGGACGATCCGATCCGAACGATGATCCAGCACTCCTCCGCGCGCGCAGTGACGATGACCATGGTCGGTGGCGAGGTGCGCGTCCTCGACGGCGAGTTGGTCGGCGTCGACATGGCCTCGCTGCAGGACGCGGCGCAGCGAATCTTCCGCAAGCTTCGCGCCGGCTATGGAGCGCGCACCGCGGAACCTTCTCCGCCTGATGAGCTGTTCCCGCCGAGCTACCAGACGGCACACGCAGAGTAA
- a CDS encoding amidohydrolase: MSDITIWNARPWGGAARDISVRDGRVVEIKPHDVSAARSDVDVDGAGRIIVPSFTDAHVHLDSTRIGLPFRPHSAEPGPIWNQIMNDRANWRSAEASVADRATETLGRAIANGMTRARSYAQVDADCRLERLEGVLAARDEHALRSRVEIVAFPQAGLLLEPGVPALMEAGLRSGADIVGGIDPCALDGDPRQHLDIVFELAERHHARVDIHLHEPGELGLFTARKIIERVRALDYRSRVTIAHAFFLADLPNVARQQVLEDLAELDIALTTVAPAGRSPLPFLEIAEYGIRFGLGQDGQRDYWSPYGNTDMLERTWMLAYTNGMRRDEHIEGALLSATLGGAAVIDSDTPTGPERGFGVGDAADFVLLDAETATSAVMDRPTDRTVIHEGRVVADKGSLR; this comes from the coding sequence ATGTCAGACATCACCATCTGGAATGCTCGACCATGGGGAGGCGCTGCCCGCGACATCTCCGTTCGCGATGGACGTGTGGTCGAGATCAAGCCTCATGACGTATCGGCCGCGCGTAGTGATGTCGATGTCGATGGAGCCGGTCGGATCATCGTCCCTTCGTTCACCGATGCGCACGTTCACCTGGACTCGACGCGCATAGGTCTTCCGTTCCGGCCGCACTCGGCTGAACCGGGGCCGATCTGGAATCAGATCATGAACGACCGCGCCAACTGGCGTTCTGCGGAAGCCTCGGTCGCTGATCGCGCGACAGAGACCCTGGGGCGCGCCATTGCGAACGGGATGACTCGGGCGCGTTCGTATGCTCAGGTCGATGCGGACTGTCGCCTCGAGCGCCTTGAGGGTGTCCTCGCCGCGCGCGACGAGCACGCCCTACGCAGCCGGGTCGAGATCGTCGCATTCCCGCAGGCAGGGCTCCTTCTCGAGCCGGGGGTTCCCGCACTGATGGAAGCCGGGCTGCGAAGCGGCGCCGACATCGTCGGCGGGATCGACCCGTGCGCCTTGGATGGCGACCCGCGGCAGCACCTCGACATCGTGTTCGAGCTCGCGGAGCGCCATCATGCGCGGGTCGACATCCATCTTCACGAGCCGGGAGAGCTGGGGCTCTTCACGGCGCGGAAGATCATCGAGCGGGTGCGTGCGCTGGACTATCGGTCACGGGTGACCATCGCGCACGCCTTCTTCCTCGCGGATCTGCCGAACGTGGCCCGACAGCAAGTCCTGGAAGACCTCGCCGAACTGGACATCGCCCTCACCACTGTGGCGCCCGCGGGTCGATCACCACTGCCATTCTTGGAGATCGCCGAGTATGGAATCCGCTTCGGTCTCGGTCAGGACGGACAGCGTGACTACTGGTCGCCGTACGGGAACACGGACATGCTCGAACGCACGTGGATGCTGGCCTACACCAATGGGATGCGTCGCGACGAACACATCGAGGGCGCGCTGCTGTCGGCGACGCTCGGTGGCGCAGCGGTGATCGACTCCGATACGCCAACGGGTCCGGAACGCGGGTTCGGGGTTGGGGATGCCGCCGACTTCGTGCTGCTTGACGCGGAGACAGCGACGTCGGCTGTCATGGATCGTCCGACCGACCGCACAGTTATCCACGAGGGGCGCGTCGTCGCGGACAAGGGATCGCTCCGATGA
- a CDS encoding ring-opening amidohydrolase, whose amino-acid sequence MSQSIAPESLRESVAIDAVRVTLDHTTDVAALEKMHRDGALSLDDVVAVTGKTEGTEPGETSRVDADRALRRLLLERGTRTAEQIAAIPMSFTAGGVGILTPHVVVYTGRSAPATTHSGSRLAIGTARSAIMQPEWTGRARTIEENVAAMRAAITNGGMQPHEVEYLLGKAYYVPREQLRAARASGQDVRELDDEALFRKTSGGAGLAAAVALDGLVVPDDDAVARDFDLWSGKASFSANEWEPVGGDGPHTQVIAFGNASGAPGRLRVGHAVIADFLDVGALARAIRRAGLDVGEEPLSDADRARVVAVYVKVGPGPAPQLRGRRQVVENRNYGNEVKAAVAGMFAGHLQDNLIYISGSATHQGPPGGGTLAVIVDVGD is encoded by the coding sequence GTGAGTCAGTCCATTGCGCCCGAATCCCTCCGCGAATCCGTTGCGATCGACGCAGTGCGCGTCACGCTCGACCACACCACCGATGTCGCCGCCCTGGAGAAGATGCACCGGGATGGCGCTCTCAGCCTTGACGACGTCGTCGCTGTGACGGGAAAGACCGAGGGCACCGAACCGGGCGAGACGTCGAGGGTCGACGCCGATCGTGCGCTGAGGCGGCTCCTGCTCGAGCGCGGTACTCGCACTGCCGAGCAGATAGCCGCCATCCCAATGTCCTTTACAGCGGGGGGCGTCGGCATTCTCACGCCACACGTCGTCGTCTATACGGGCAGGAGCGCACCTGCGACCACCCACTCGGGATCACGGTTGGCGATCGGCACTGCACGGTCGGCGATCATGCAGCCTGAGTGGACCGGGCGAGCACGCACCATCGAGGAGAACGTGGCGGCGATGCGTGCGGCCATCACGAACGGTGGAATGCAGCCCCACGAGGTCGAGTACCTGCTCGGCAAGGCGTATTACGTTCCGCGTGAACAATTGCGCGCAGCCCGAGCTTCCGGACAAGACGTGCGCGAGCTCGACGACGAGGCACTGTTCCGCAAGACGAGCGGCGGCGCGGGACTTGCTGCCGCGGTCGCGTTGGACGGACTGGTCGTCCCCGACGACGATGCAGTCGCACGTGACTTCGATCTTTGGTCGGGCAAGGCTTCCTTCTCCGCCAACGAGTGGGAACCGGTGGGTGGAGATGGGCCGCACACACAGGTCATCGCATTCGGCAACGCGTCTGGCGCGCCGGGACGGCTTCGGGTGGGGCATGCGGTCATCGCCGACTTCCTCGACGTCGGGGCCCTCGCCCGCGCGATACGCCGAGCTGGACTGGATGTGGGGGAGGAGCCACTGAGTGACGCCGACCGGGCTCGCGTGGTCGCGGTCTACGTGAAGGTCGGTCCAGGACCAGCGCCACAGTTGCGCGGACGTCGCCAGGTTGTCGAGAACCGCAACTACGGCAACGAAGTCAAGGCGGCAGTCGCTGGCATGTTCGCGGGACACCTGCAGGACAATCTCATCTACATCTCGGGATCGGCGACCCATCAGGGGCCGCCTGGAGGTGGAACTCTCGCGGTCATCGTCGACGTCGGCGATTGA
- a CDS encoding CPBP family glutamic-type intramembrane protease yields the protein MTDTLPALMTVAIFVAYVALVAALWKANRVDYPRIADSSRTLTRGIIIPIGLGLFGLGVATTVLGWWPDVLTQEPTGPAWAVVVPLLWLVVGVVTVARADLRGLGARRVVILAAAALVVGAAEELLARGILVVGAQQAGWSLAAVWMFSTSLFAILHAINGLFGLTWKATIGQLGASFVGGTALFVTLIATGSMILGALGRASRCPRGCGT from the coding sequence ATGACCGACACACTGCCCGCGCTCATGACCGTTGCCATCTTCGTCGCCTACGTGGCGTTGGTCGCTGCGCTGTGGAAGGCGAATCGCGTCGACTATCCGCGTATCGCGGACAGCAGCCGCACCCTGACCCGCGGCATCATCATCCCGATCGGGCTGGGGCTCTTCGGCCTTGGCGTCGCCACCACCGTCCTCGGCTGGTGGCCTGACGTCCTCACTCAGGAGCCGACCGGACCCGCGTGGGCGGTCGTTGTGCCGCTGCTCTGGTTGGTCGTCGGTGTCGTGACCGTAGCCCGCGCCGATCTCCGTGGGCTGGGCGCGCGCCGCGTCGTCATCCTCGCGGCTGCGGCCCTGGTGGTCGGCGCGGCCGAAGAGCTCCTTGCGCGCGGAATTCTCGTCGTCGGCGCACAGCAGGCGGGCTGGTCCCTCGCAGCCGTGTGGATGTTCTCGACCTCCCTTTTCGCCATCCTCCACGCGATCAACGGTCTGTTCGGCCTGACCTGGAAGGCGACCATTGGTCAGCTCGGCGCCTCGTTCGTCGGCGGCACGGCGCTGTTCGTGACGCTCATCGCGACCGGGAGCATGATTCTCGGCGCCCTCGGTCGAGCCTCTCGATGTCCCCGCGGCTGCGGTACCTGA
- a CDS encoding dihydrofolate reductase family protein: MRPLRYAINVTLDGCVHHEEGLPPDEESMRFWTAEMGLADALLFGRTTYEMMESAWRQPATGTWPDWMREWEIPFAETIDRAKKYVASSRLGAVDWNAELVRDDLGSAVRRLKKEPGEGLFVGGVTLPQALADLGLIDEYVFVVQPIIAGHGPTLLAGLRERIQLELVDRHDFQSGVAVLRYRPRDNA; encoded by the coding sequence ATGAGACCACTTCGGTACGCGATCAACGTCACGCTCGACGGCTGCGTCCATCATGAGGAGGGCCTGCCTCCCGATGAGGAGTCGATGCGCTTCTGGACTGCTGAGATGGGTCTCGCCGATGCGCTGCTGTTCGGCCGCACGACCTACGAGATGATGGAGTCCGCCTGGCGGCAGCCGGCCACGGGAACGTGGCCCGACTGGATGAGGGAGTGGGAGATCCCGTTCGCCGAGACCATCGACCGGGCGAAGAAGTATGTGGCGTCGAGCAGGCTCGGAGCGGTCGATTGGAACGCCGAACTGGTGCGAGATGACCTGGGGTCAGCGGTGCGTAGGCTCAAGAAGGAACCAGGCGAGGGCCTGTTCGTAGGCGGCGTGACGCTCCCGCAGGCGTTGGCAGATCTGGGACTGATCGACGAGTACGTGTTCGTCGTGCAGCCGATCATCGCGGGGCACGGGCCGACACTGCTCGCCGGGCTGCGCGAGCGCATTCAGCTCGAGCTCGTTGATCGCCACGACTTCCAGTCGGGGGTGGCCGTTCTGCGCTACCGACCCAGAGACAATGCGTGA
- a CDS encoding metalloregulator ArsR/SmtB family transcription factor: MGDVYQALADSTRRLILDELTDQDGQSLFELCGRLAMRHGITSTRQAISQHLAVLEQAGLVSSQRTGRTKIHHIHSEPLRAIVERWTPDPKD, from the coding sequence GTGGGAGACGTCTATCAGGCGCTCGCAGATTCGACCCGACGGCTCATCCTCGATGAGTTGACGGACCAGGACGGTCAGAGCCTGTTCGAGCTGTGCGGGCGGCTGGCGATGCGGCACGGCATCACGTCGACGCGTCAGGCGATATCCCAGCACCTGGCGGTCCTCGAGCAGGCGGGGCTCGTGAGCTCGCAGCGAACCGGGCGCACGAAGATCCACCACATCCACTCCGAGCCCCTGCGCGCGATCGTCGAGCGCTGGACTCCCGACCCGAAGGACTGA
- a CDS encoding VOC family protein, with product MGIRISVTSVFVDDQAKALEFYTDKLGFVPKRDIPLGEFRWLTLVGPGEPDGTELLLEPDQHPAAKAYTAALAADGIPSASFAVDDVTAVHADLSARGVQFTQKPTAMGPMVTAVLDDTCGNLIQLTSPA from the coding sequence ATGGGCATCCGCATCAGCGTGACGAGCGTCTTCGTCGACGACCAGGCCAAGGCACTCGAGTTCTACACGGACAAGCTCGGCTTCGTCCCCAAGAGAGACATTCCCCTCGGCGAGTTCCGCTGGCTCACGCTTGTCGGGCCGGGCGAACCCGACGGCACAGAGCTGCTGCTCGAGCCCGACCAGCACCCTGCCGCGAAGGCATACACCGCCGCGCTCGCTGCGGACGGCATCCCTTCCGCCTCGTTCGCCGTCGACGACGTCACCGCCGTGCATGCCGACCTCTCCGCCCGAGGTGTGCAGTTCACGCAGAAGCCGACCGCGATGGGCCCGATGGTCACCGCGGTCCTGGACGACACGTGCGGGAACCTCATCCAGCTCACCAGCCCGGCCTGA
- a CDS encoding sigma factor — protein sequence MTGADVAALRRAIPEAVGILVRRGADFTSAEDAVQTALVRALDRTDLEGVRDLRAWLVTVAWRVFLDQVRSDGARVAREARLAAEAEPGPVPHRDDTLALYFLCTHPLLTSTSATALTLRAVAGLTTRQIADAFLVPEATMAQRISRAKQRLAGVPLDQPGDLSRVLRVLYLLFNEGYSGEIDLAAEAIRVTRQLVALIDEPEAHGLLALMLLHHARRPTRIVDGRLVPLSAQDRAGWDAAAIAEGVEVLQSALARDRLGQYQAQAAIAALHADAPTAPETDWVQIVEWYDELLALGDSPVIRLNRAVAIGEADGPHAGLAALAGISDDVPRIYAARAYLHERAGERDTAAAEYAEAARRATSSLEQEHLVRQAERLRAGPRAARDG from the coding sequence ATGACCGGGGCGGATGTCGCGGCGCTGCGTCGCGCGATCCCCGAGGCGGTCGGCATCCTCGTCCGGCGCGGCGCGGACTTCACGTCGGCCGAGGATGCCGTCCAGACCGCGCTCGTCCGCGCGCTGGATCGAACCGATCTCGAGGGCGTCCGCGACCTGCGCGCCTGGCTCGTCACCGTGGCCTGGCGCGTGTTCCTCGACCAGGTGCGCAGCGACGGGGCCCGCGTCGCACGTGAGGCGCGCCTCGCGGCTGAGGCTGAGCCGGGTCCGGTGCCGCACCGCGACGACACGCTCGCCCTGTACTTCCTCTGCACCCACCCGCTACTCACTTCGACATCGGCGACCGCCCTCACCCTCCGCGCCGTCGCGGGCTTGACGACGCGGCAGATCGCGGATGCCTTCCTGGTGCCCGAGGCGACGATGGCTCAGCGCATCAGCCGTGCGAAGCAGCGGCTCGCCGGCGTCCCCCTCGATCAGCCCGGCGACCTGTCACGGGTGCTGCGTGTGCTCTATCTGCTGTTCAACGAGGGCTACTCGGGCGAGATCGATCTCGCCGCTGAAGCCATCCGGGTGACCCGGCAGCTGGTCGCTCTCATCGACGAGCCCGAAGCCCACGGGCTTCTCGCGCTGATGCTCCTTCATCACGCGCGGCGGCCGACGCGGATCGTCGACGGGCGGCTCGTGCCCCTTTCCGCACAGGATCGCGCCGGGTGGGACGCCGCCGCGATCGCCGAGGGCGTCGAGGTCCTCCAGTCTGCTCTCGCCCGTGACCGGCTCGGGCAGTATCAGGCGCAGGCGGCGATCGCCGCGCTCCACGCCGACGCGCCCACGGCGCCCGAGACGGACTGGGTTCAGATCGTGGAGTGGTACGACGAGCTGCTCGCCCTCGGCGACTCGCCGGTGATCCGACTGAATCGGGCGGTCGCGATCGGCGAGGCCGACGGCCCGCACGCCGGACTCGCCGCGCTCGCCGGGATCTCCGACGACGTTCCGCGCATCTACGCAGCGCGCGCCTACCTGCACGAACGGGCGGGCGAGCGGGATACGGCGGCCGCTGAGTACGCGGAGGCGGCGCGCCGCGCAACGAGCAGCCTCGAACAGGAGCACCTGGTGCGGCAGGCCGAGCGGCTGCGCGCCGGCCCCAGAGCGGCACGGGACGGGTGA
- a CDS encoding YciI family protein — protein sequence MAKYLMLKHYRGGRPAANPVPMDQLAPEEWSAHIQYMHDMEQRLIATGELVSSEGLSMGGAWVRFDGEGRPPVVDGPFAETKDLIAGWMMIDVDSYERALELASELSAAPWAGGAPLGEWLELREVMSAAPADA from the coding sequence ATGGCCAAGTATCTGATGCTGAAGCACTACCGCGGCGGACGCCCGGCGGCGAACCCCGTCCCGATGGACCAGCTCGCGCCCGAGGAGTGGTCGGCGCACATCCAGTACATGCACGACATGGAACAGCGCCTCATCGCCACGGGCGAACTGGTCTCATCCGAGGGGCTCTCGATGGGCGGCGCGTGGGTTCGCTTCGACGGGGAGGGGCGTCCTCCTGTCGTCGACGGCCCGTTCGCCGAGACGAAGGACCTCATCGCCGGCTGGATGATGATCGACGTCGACTCGTACGAGCGGGCGCTCGAACTCGCTTCCGAGCTGTCGGCCGCGCCGTGGGCCGGCGGGGCGCCGCTCGGCGAGTGGCTCGAGTTGCGCGAGGTGATGAGCGCCGCGCCCGCAGACGCGTGA
- a CDS encoding NAD(P)/FAD-dependent oxidoreductase, translating into MLNVEDASGCPATEPMDADVVIVGAGPAGLAVAAGLRRRGVDVLVLDQGSSVGESWDRRYSRLHLHTPRIQSALPGLRMPRRFGRWVAKGDVAWYLRVYARRHGIHPRFGTQVTRIDHDGAGWQLTTDAGTLRAAQVVLATGYNSVPLAPAWPGQKGYRGSVIHASQYRDASPFVGRRVLVVGAGNTGAEIAADLAEQGAAEVLLSIRTPPNVIPRQVGPFPTTLLAVPMDVLPAWLVDPANRLLQKATLGDLTRFGMPRPTAGIVAQARSAGRTPTIDVGLVAALRAGTVTPVAALERFEGDEALLADGTRVSPDAVIAATGYATGLAPVVGHLGVLGERGEPLVLGRHTLSHARGLRFVGISTPLKGLLFQIGLDARAAAWAIAAELRVKPTPAG; encoded by the coding sequence ATGCTGAATGTCGAGGATGCTTCGGGATGCCCCGCCACGGAGCCGATGGACGCCGATGTCGTGATCGTGGGAGCCGGCCCCGCCGGCCTCGCCGTCGCCGCCGGTCTGCGGCGTCGCGGCGTTGACGTCCTCGTTCTCGATCAGGGCTCGTCGGTCGGGGAAAGCTGGGACCGCCGCTACTCCCGACTGCACTTGCACACGCCGCGCATCCAGTCCGCTCTGCCTGGCCTGCGCATGCCGAGGCGCTTCGGCCGGTGGGTCGCCAAGGGGGACGTCGCCTGGTATCTGCGCGTCTACGCCCGTCGTCATGGCATCCATCCGCGCTTCGGCACGCAGGTGACGCGCATCGATCACGACGGTGCCGGGTGGCAGCTCACGACGGATGCGGGCACGCTGCGCGCGGCCCAGGTGGTCCTCGCGACCGGCTACAACAGCGTTCCCCTCGCGCCGGCGTGGCCCGGGCAGAAGGGGTACCGCGGCAGTGTGATCCACGCCTCCCAGTACCGCGATGCCTCACCCTTCGTCGGCAGACGTGTGCTCGTGGTCGGCGCCGGCAACACCGGCGCCGAGATCGCCGCCGACCTCGCCGAGCAGGGCGCCGCCGAGGTGCTGCTGTCGATCCGGACTCCTCCGAACGTGATCCCGCGACAGGTGGGCCCCTTCCCGACCACGCTCCTCGCGGTGCCGATGGACGTCCTGCCCGCCTGGCTCGTCGACCCCGCCAACCGACTGCTGCAGAAGGCGACCCTCGGCGACCTGACGCGATTCGGAATGCCTCGCCCCACCGCCGGAATCGTCGCCCAGGCCCGCTCCGCCGGACGCACTCCGACCATCGATGTCGGTCTGGTCGCAGCCCTCCGCGCCGGAACGGTCACCCCCGTCGCCGCATTGGAGCGGTTCGAGGGCGACGAGGCCCTGCTCGCCGACGGCACGCGTGTGTCACCGGATGCTGTGATCGCCGCCACCGGCTACGCGACGGGCCTGGCGCCCGTCGTCGGGCACCTCGGGGTGCTCGGCGAGCGCGGCGAGCCGCTCGTGCTCGGGCGCCACACGCTGTCCCACGCACGCGGGCTCCGTTTCGTGGGAATCAGCACGCCGCTCAAGGGTCTGCTCTTCCAGATCGGGCTCGATGCCCGGGCAGCCGCTTGGGCGATCGCAGCGGAACTGCGGGTGAAGCCAACCCCGGCGGGATGA
- a CDS encoding mechanosensitive ion channel — protein sequence MPAVSTGVVEIFDTTLRWSDLITAAIIAVVAIVVSIVLRKAIVRYSRREDAAHTSTWYTLSRLVAYIVLTIGFFLVIAELGVPLSRFTLLAGALGVGLGFGLQPLVGNFVAGIVLLLDKSLKVGDFVELESGATGQVRDIRMRATTIVTNDNIDVIVPNLEFVTGRVVNWTHRDVRRRVRIPFGVAYGTDKELVKKAALEAAEAVPFTLDLDGPLRPQVWLSEFGDSALGFELVVWLNPEATMKPIAVTAAYNWALHTALKRHGIEIPFPQRDIHVRTLFGLAQEDARAALKLEDQDDVDEAPVTPTARVTGDNDALADISGETGYAPDRVDRTDERENR from the coding sequence ATGCCGGCAGTCAGCACGGGAGTCGTCGAGATCTTCGACACCACGTTGAGGTGGTCCGATCTGATCACTGCGGCGATCATCGCCGTGGTCGCGATCGTGGTGTCCATCGTGCTGCGGAAGGCGATCGTGCGTTACTCGAGGCGCGAGGACGCCGCGCACACCTCGACCTGGTACACGCTGTCGCGACTGGTCGCCTACATCGTCCTGACGATCGGCTTCTTCCTCGTCATCGCCGAGCTCGGCGTCCCGCTCAGCCGATTCACCCTTCTCGCGGGGGCGCTCGGCGTGGGCCTCGGTTTCGGCCTGCAGCCGCTCGTCGGCAACTTCGTCGCGGGAATCGTCCTGCTGCTGGACAAGTCGCTCAAGGTGGGTGACTTCGTCGAGCTCGAGTCCGGCGCGACCGGGCAGGTGCGAGACATCCGGATGCGTGCCACCACGATCGTCACCAACGACAACATCGACGTCATCGTGCCGAATCTGGAGTTCGTGACCGGTCGGGTCGTCAACTGGACACACCGTGACGTGCGTCGTCGCGTGCGCATCCCCTTCGGCGTCGCGTACGGGACCGACAAGGAGCTGGTGAAGAAGGCGGCGCTGGAAGCGGCCGAGGCGGTGCCCTTCACCCTCGACCTCGATGGGCCGCTGCGGCCGCAGGTCTGGCTGAGCGAATTTGGAGACAGCGCCCTGGGGTTCGAACTGGTCGTCTGGCTCAATCCCGAAGCGACGATGAAGCCGATCGCCGTCACCGCCGCCTACAACTGGGCACTGCACACCGCCCTGAAGCGGCACGGCATCGAGATCCCGTTCCCGCAGCGCGACATTCACGTGCGGACGTTGTTCGGGCTCGCGCAGGAAGATGCGCGCGCCGCGCTGAAGCTCGAGGACCAGGACGACGTGGACGAGGCTCCCGTCACCCCGACCGCACGCGTCACGGGCGACAACGACGCGCTCGCCGACATCAGCGGTGAAACGGGTTACGCCCCCGACCGCGTCGACCGCACAGATGAGCGTGAGAACCGCTGA